One genomic segment of Hemiscyllium ocellatum isolate sHemOce1 chromosome 49, sHemOce1.pat.X.cur, whole genome shotgun sequence includes these proteins:
- the LOC132837117 gene encoding gastrula zinc finger protein XlCGF49.1-like has product MEKPWKCDDCGNGFHSLSTLEFHRRGHYREEPFTCTECGEGFPDSSALRVHQRDATAERPFTCSECDKTFCEYFTLLSHQQVHTGKRPPTCLECGKVFTQVSSLRMHQRVHTGERPFPCSDCGKEFTVSSALVRHQRIHTGEKPFKCSKCGKRFRYSSVLQAHKLSHTGKKSFICSECGKEFTQYSSLWRHKKVHKLSQE; this is encoded by the coding sequence atggagaaaccatggaaatgtgatgACTGTGGGAATGGATTCCATTCCCTGTCAACTCTGGAGTTTCATCGACGTGGTCACTACAGGGAGGAGCCGTTCACCTGCACCGAATGTGGGGAGGGATTCCCTGATTCGTCTGCTCTGCGGGTACACCAGCGTGATGCCACTgcagagagaccattcacctgctctgagtgtgaCAAGACGTTCTGTGAGTATTTCACCCTGTTGTCACACCAGCAAGTTCACACAGGGAAGAGGCCACCTACCTGCTTGGAATGTGGGAAAGTGTTCACGCAGGTATCCAGCCTGCGCATGCACCaacgagttcacactggggagaggccatttccCTGCTCTGATTGTGGAAAAGAATTCACTGTGTCATCAGCCCTCGTGAGACACCAACGCATCCACACAGGGGAAAAGCCATTCAAATGCTCCAAGTGTGGGAAGCGATTCAGATATTCATCTGTCCTACAGGCACACAAATTAAGTCATACTGGGAAGAAGTCATTCATATGTTCTGAGTGTGGGAAAGAATTCACTCAGTATTCAAGTCTGTGGAGGCACAAGAAAGTTCACAAATTATCACAGGAGTAG